From a region of the Paenibacillus segetis genome:
- a CDS encoding DEAD/DEAH box helicase — protein sequence MTFKELNIIPAILKALSNENYTKPTPIQEQAIPPVLAGRDLLGCAQTGTGKTAAFAVPIIQLLSQQQSGKPNHRHVRSLILTPTRELALQIIDSFQAYGKYTGLRCCAVFGGVSQISQERSLKQGADIVVATPGRLIDLMNQKLIDLQHVKIFVLDEADRMLDMGFIHDVKRIIAKIPKQKQTLFFSATMPPEISTMVKSILVNPVKVEITPVSSTADKIQQCVYFVDKGNKQKLLIDLLQDKSIASALVFTRTKHGADRVVRELTKANITAQAIHGNKSQNARQNALSNFKSGVTRVLVATDIAARGIDIDELSHVFNYNLPNIPETYVHRIGRTGRAGLSGTAISFCEIEEIPYLKDIQKVIGKSISEVKDHPYPMLVTTPPAKEATPTSPRKPKPFNKKKPMGKSFKSAPPRKA from the coding sequence ATGACATTTAAGGAACTGAATATTATACCCGCAATTTTGAAAGCTTTAAGTAATGAAAACTATACGAAACCAACACCTATACAGGAACAGGCCATCCCGCCAGTGTTAGCCGGCCGAGATTTACTGGGGTGCGCTCAGACCGGAACAGGAAAAACGGCTGCATTTGCCGTTCCAATTATACAGCTCTTAAGCCAGCAGCAAAGCGGCAAACCAAATCACCGTCATGTCCGCTCATTAATATTAACTCCGACTAGGGAACTTGCCCTTCAAATAATTGATAGCTTTCAAGCCTATGGCAAATACACCGGGTTACGCTGTTGCGCTGTCTTTGGTGGCGTATCACAAATTTCGCAGGAGCGATCTCTCAAACAAGGTGCAGATATCGTTGTTGCAACCCCAGGCAGACTGATCGATCTAATGAATCAAAAACTAATTGATTTACAACATGTCAAAATCTTTGTGCTAGACGAAGCCGACAGAATGCTAGATATGGGCTTTATTCATGATGTGAAAAGGATCATCGCGAAGATCCCCAAGCAAAAACAAACCCTGTTCTTCTCGGCAACCATGCCACCAGAAATTTCTACTATGGTTAAATCGATCCTTGTTAATCCGGTAAAAGTGGAAATCACCCCGGTGTCTTCGACAGCCGATAAGATTCAACAATGTGTCTATTTCGTAGATAAGGGAAACAAGCAGAAATTATTAATTGACCTACTTCAAGACAAATCCATCGCTTCGGCACTTGTGTTCACTCGTACAAAACATGGTGCTGACCGAGTTGTGCGTGAGCTAACCAAAGCAAATATTACCGCCCAGGCCATTCATGGTAATAAATCGCAAAATGCCCGTCAGAATGCACTTAGTAATTTCAAAAGTGGCGTCACACGGGTACTCGTGGCAACAGATATCGCGGCGAGAGGTATAGATATTGATGAACTCTCTCATGTATTCAACTACAATCTCCCTAATATTCCTGAAACCTATGTCCATCGAATTGGCCGTACGGGTAGAGCGGGTCTAAGCGGGACTGCCATCTCCTTCTGCGAAATTGAAGAAATACCTTATCTCAAGGATATACAGAAAGTGATCGGAAAGTCGATTTCCGAAGTGAAAGATCATCCTTATCCAATGTTGGTTACAACTCCACCTGCAAAGGAAGCCACGCCCACATCGCCAAGAAAACCCAAACCTTTTAACAAGAAAAAACCGATGGGTAAATCCTTTAAATCGGCTCCACCAAGAAAGGCATAG
- a CDS encoding metal ABC transporter permease, which produces MAMFEYEFMQRAFWAGACIGIIAPILGVYLMLRRQALMADTLSHVSLAGVALGSVLSLNPIVCGFVVAVIGGILVEQLRRTYRTYSEVSVAIIMTSGLALAIVLMSLRSNLNKSFSSYLFGSIVAVSDAQLWLIAVVAMIGVGYFFVLRRPLYNLTFDEETAQIGGMRVRGLTFSFAVLTGMTVAAAMPIVGVLLVSSLMVLPASLALRIARGFTAAIIMSVIIGFIGIFSGLTASYYINTPPGGTIALVLLILLLIGIGIQRLRLGSHKRRARASWRKGIEMNEQGYPKKGESHFEI; this is translated from the coding sequence GTGGCAATGTTTGAGTACGAGTTCATGCAACGTGCATTTTGGGCCGGAGCCTGTATCGGAATAATTGCGCCGATATTGGGTGTCTATCTAATGTTACGACGTCAGGCATTGATGGCAGATACACTTTCTCATGTCTCTTTGGCCGGGGTAGCGCTAGGCTCTGTGCTTAGCCTTAATCCCATAGTTTGTGGGTTTGTTGTTGCCGTGATCGGCGGAATCCTAGTTGAACAATTAAGGAGAACCTACCGGACTTATAGTGAAGTTTCGGTTGCGATTATTATGACCTCGGGGTTAGCGCTTGCTATTGTTCTTATGAGTCTACGAAGTAATTTGAATAAAAGCTTTAGTTCATATTTATTTGGTTCAATCGTTGCTGTTAGCGATGCGCAACTCTGGCTAATTGCTGTTGTCGCAATGATCGGTGTTGGTTATTTCTTTGTTCTAAGAAGACCGCTATATAACCTAACATTTGATGAAGAAACGGCACAAATTGGTGGAATGCGTGTCAGAGGACTGACGTTTTCGTTCGCTGTATTAACCGGTATGACGGTGGCTGCTGCAATGCCGATTGTTGGTGTTCTACTTGTATCCTCTCTGATGGTACTTCCCGCCTCATTGGCGTTACGAATAGCAAGAGGTTTTACAGCAGCTATAATTATGTCCGTGATCATCGGGTTCATAGGTATATTCAGCGGATTGACCGCTTCTTATTATATCAATACACCTCCGGGAGGAACGATTGCGTTAGTGTTGTTAATTTTACTTTTAATTGGGATTGGGATTCAGCGACTACGGCTTGGATCTCACAAACGAAGAGCCCGTGCTAGCTGGAGAAAGGGAATAGAAATGAATGAACAAGGATACCCCAAAAAAGGAGAGTCTCATTTTGAAATTTAA
- a CDS encoding metal ABC transporter ATP-binding protein, with protein sequence MILSSMKNVVFGYGEAPVLNGVSLDIHCGEFIGITGPNGAAKTTMLKLLLGLLKPWSGTVELNKHALGGKKLQIGYVPQHIASFNSGFPSHVLELVQSGCYSRLGLFKRFTQEKAAVVEQSLKQVGMWDYRHRRIGELSGGQKQRICIARALAGEPNVLILDEPTAGMDQQSRIGLYRLMRHCVTTHGITVIMVTHGLEETDEYLDRVISLEQRESEEWQCLSTSSCNVHFGPEPVSE encoded by the coding sequence ATGATTTTATCTTCAATGAAAAATGTAGTTTTTGGATACGGAGAAGCCCCCGTTCTAAACGGGGTTTCTCTGGATATACACTGCGGGGAGTTTATAGGAATTACAGGTCCTAACGGAGCAGCCAAAACTACGATGCTCAAATTGTTACTAGGTTTACTTAAGCCATGGAGCGGCACGGTTGAATTAAACAAGCATGCTCTAGGTGGGAAAAAGCTGCAAATCGGGTATGTGCCACAGCATATCGCTTCTTTTAACAGCGGGTTTCCCAGCCATGTGTTGGAACTAGTCCAATCAGGCTGCTATTCGCGGTTAGGTCTGTTCAAGCGATTCACACAAGAGAAGGCAGCTGTAGTAGAGCAAAGTCTTAAGCAAGTAGGGATGTGGGACTACAGGCACCGCAGGATTGGTGAGTTGTCTGGAGGGCAAAAGCAACGGATTTGTATTGCTAGAGCACTCGCTGGAGAGCCCAATGTGTTGATTCTAGATGAGCCGACAGCAGGAATGGACCAACAGAGCCGTATTGGATTATATCGGTTAATGAGGCACTGCGTAACAACACACGGGATTACGGTCATTATGGTTACTCATGGACTGGAAGAAACGGATGAATATCTGGACCGAGTTATATCTTTGGAACAAAGGGAAAGTGAGGAGTGGCAATGTTTGAGTACGAGTTCATGCAACGTGCATTTTGGGCCGGAGCCTGTATCGGAATAA
- a CDS encoding metal ABC transporter substrate-binding protein gives MTCILGLIFIVSGCGGGTNNSGSMADSANSNDFGNSKVVRSEKLKIQVSFYPMYEFTKNVAGDLAEVEVLVPGGIEPHDWEPTPQDIKKIVDSDVLVYNGAGMESWIDQVLSAVGNDNLVKIEASHGLDIMVGSEEEAHEHEEEPHDHDGEEAHHHDHDGMDPHVWLSPALAIKEVRNIEAGLAEAVPDHKDEFKKNADNYVAKLEQLDQEFIDGLTNTKRKDFITQHAAFGYLAQAYGLTQVPIAGLSPEQEPSAAMMTEIVKFAKDNKVKTIFFETLVSSKVADTIAKEIGAKTAVLNPIEGLTEEDKTNQLDYLGIMRQNLKSLQAALNE, from the coding sequence ATGACATGTATATTAGGATTGATATTCATTGTATCTGGTTGTGGTGGAGGAACGAATAATAGTGGCTCTATGGCAGATAGCGCTAATTCGAACGATTTTGGAAATAGCAAGGTAGTTCGATCGGAGAAACTAAAGATTCAAGTTAGCTTTTATCCCATGTATGAATTTACCAAAAATGTTGCTGGCGATTTAGCTGAGGTGGAAGTTCTGGTTCCTGGGGGAATCGAGCCTCATGATTGGGAACCTACGCCACAAGACATCAAGAAAATAGTAGATTCCGATGTGTTAGTCTATAACGGTGCAGGGATGGAATCTTGGATTGATCAGGTGTTATCTGCCGTGGGTAATGATAACCTAGTGAAGATAGAAGCGAGTCATGGTCTGGATATAATGGTAGGCTCGGAAGAAGAAGCTCATGAACATGAAGAAGAACCTCACGATCACGATGGAGAAGAAGCTCACCATCATGATCATGACGGTATGGACCCGCATGTATGGCTATCTCCAGCCCTAGCGATCAAGGAAGTTCGTAATATTGAAGCAGGGCTTGCGGAAGCGGTGCCTGATCATAAGGATGAGTTTAAGAAGAACGCTGACAACTATGTAGCTAAATTGGAACAGTTAGATCAGGAATTTATAGATGGATTAACAAATACAAAGAGGAAAGACTTTATTACGCAACATGCTGCTTTTGGTTATTTGGCTCAAGCATATGGACTAACACAGGTTCCGATTGCTGGCTTATCTCCTGAGCAAGAACCTTCTGCGGCGATGATGACGGAAATCGTGAAGTTTGCGAAGGACAATAAGGTGAAAACCATTTTCTTCGAGACGCTAGTTTCTTCAAAGGTGGCAGATACCATAGCGAAAGAGATTGGCGCAAAGACCGCCGTACTTAATCCAATAGAAGGACTTACGGAAGAAGACAAGACTAATCAATTAGATTACTTGGGTATTATGCGTCAGAATCTAAAAAGCCTACAGGCTGCGCTAAACGAATAG
- a CDS encoding DUF2087 domain-containing protein, translated as MQLDKIVNYHKALADPTRIKILLLLSGGELNGQVLAEKLFVTPATITHHASKLREASLICERREKNTIYFSLNHYFIKNSANATADLIYKNINTLGGLEPMNDQQQRMKDSVIRNFFTSEGKLKQLPVQLKKKLIVLEHLVSSLEPSRQYTEKEINDFIKQYHEDYATIRREFIMHQMMIRDHEIYTINPQEMWTRWETLT; from the coding sequence ATGCAATTAGATAAGATTGTTAACTATCATAAGGCTCTTGCTGATCCAACGAGAATCAAAATTCTGCTCTTATTATCGGGTGGAGAACTAAATGGTCAAGTGCTGGCCGAGAAATTATTTGTTACTCCGGCTACCATTACCCACCATGCCTCCAAACTTCGCGAAGCCAGTTTGATCTGCGAACGTCGGGAGAAGAATACGATTTATTTCTCCTTGAATCACTACTTCATCAAGAATAGCGCTAATGCAACAGCTGATTTAATCTACAAAAATATAAATACTCTGGGAGGCTTGGAACCAATGAATGATCAACAACAGCGCATGAAAGATTCCGTTATTAGAAATTTCTTCACTTCTGAAGGGAAATTGAAGCAGTTACCCGTTCAACTCAAGAAGAAACTGATAGTTCTAGAGCATCTCGTATCTTCACTTGAGCCAAGTCGCCAATATACGGAGAAAGAGATCAACGATTTCATTAAACAATATCATGAGGATTACGCGACCATCCGTCGGGAATTCATCATGCATCAGATGATGATTCGTGATCATGAGATTTATACGATAAATCCGCAGGAAATGTGGACAAGATGGGAGACATTGACCTAA
- the rpmG gene encoding 50S ribosomal protein L33 produces MRVVVTLACTECGDRNYTTTKNKRNHPERLELRKYSPRLRKYTIHRETR; encoded by the coding sequence GTGCGGGTAGTCGTAACATTGGCATGTACGGAATGTGGAGATCGTAACTATACAACGACCAAGAATAAACGAAACCATCCAGAGCGTTTGGAGCTGAGAAAATATTCCCCTCGTTTGAGAAAATATACGATCCATCGGGAAACTAGATAG